Genomic DNA from Neisseria lisongii:
GGACACCATGCCACCGAAAACCTCCATTGTTGCTGCGAAGCCACCGGAATCTATTATGAAAAACTGGCCGAATACCTCTACTGCCGCTACATTATCAGCGTAGAAAACCCAAGAAAAATCAAAGGTTATGCACAATCCAAACTCCAACGGACCAAAAACGACAAACAAGATGCCAAACTTATAGCAGAATACTGCCGGACAAACAAACCGAAGCACTGGCAGCCACCAACACCTGAACAAAAACAATTACAGGAACTGACCCGCTATTTAACATACCTGAAACAACGGCGTGCAGCAGAACAGACCAAATGCCACCAATCCCCTGACTACATCATCAAACATATACAGGAAACACTCATCCATCTGAACCATCAAATCCGCACCGTTAACCAACAGCTTCAAGAATTTTATAAAACCCATCCCGAATACGACACCCAACGCAGACAGCTTCAAAGCATCACAGGAATAGGAGAACAGTCCAGCGCAACCCTCCTATCCGCATACAAACGCCATCAATTTACCAACTCAAAACAATTTACCGCCTATTTCGGTCTTGACCCGAAACAGCACCAATCAGGAAGCAGCATTAAAGGCAAAAGCAGAATATCCAAAATAGGTAGTGCAGCACTCAGAAAAAACCTGTATATGCCCGCCTTAGTAGCCTACCGCTGCAACGCCTTTCCCCAACTTACAGCCCGTTTGAGAGCCAAAGGAAAGCCGCCCAAACTGATAATTACCGCCATTATGCGTAAATTGGCTGTTATCGCATTTACCTTGTTAAAAAACGGCGAAACATTCGATAAAACCCGATACCAATAAACACAACCGTCTAAAAACAGCACCCTGAAAAAATCAGGGTGCTGCCTATGCTTTCTATTAAGAAATGTAAAATTTATTGACGTAGCAATACACTATCTAACCCCTTCCCGCCAGCGGGACGGGGAACAAAGTGCAGGTGGCCAACTTAGCTTGCCGATTTGTACAGAAAATTCGGTGTTTTAACTATAGGTTGAGGTTAGCGAGGCACGAGCGTAACCCAATAAAACCTTATGTTTCAAGGTATTTCCAATCGTGTTGGGTCTCGACCCAACCTTGTATAAGAAACACCAACCACAAGATAAAATAAAAAGCCCCCGACAGAAGCAGCTATCAGGGGCGGGATTGAAAACAGAGTTGTACGCCAACCTTGGGCTTCAAAGCCCGCGACGTAGATAAAAGCCTGTTTTCAATGTCCAAACACCCCGAATAGTATCATAGACATGCTGTGCATAGTCTGCATTCACAAGGTTAGGAGCATGATGGACACCCCATTTTATTTTATCGGCATCGATATTGCCAAGTTAAAGTTCGATGTTGCGGTTAAAAAATCCGCAAAAGTGTATCAACACCACCAGTTTGAGAACCATCCGCAAGGTTTTGCTGCTTTGAGCGAATGGCTGAACAGCTTTTCGGATAAGCCGCTCTATATCGTGATGGAAGCGACAAACGTCTATCACGAAAGGTTGTGCGAATACTTATATGCGGCCGGACATTCGGTAGTCGTGATTAATCCCAAATGTGCCGCCAACTTTGCCAAAGGTTTGAACTTACGTTCCAAAACCGACAAAGCGGATGCCAAATTACTTGCCCGCTTAGCCGAAAGCTATGTTCATGAGTTTGACCTGTGGCAACCGAAGGGCAATAACGAAAAAGCCTTATTGCGCCAACTTCGTCATCTCGAACATTTAAAAGCAGCGCTGACCAAAGAAAAAGTCCGGCTGCAGATGCTGTTGGACGAGTATGCGATGGCTTCGTCCGAACGTCTGATTGCTTTTCTTGAGTGCGAAGTCAAAACCGTTGAAACGCATATTCATCAGTTGGTGAAACAGGATGATCAGTTGAAACACAACCATCATCTGCTGAGCAGTATTCCCGCCATCAGCAAAACCACAGCCTGTTGGCTGCTCGCCATACTGGGCGACGGCACTCGGTTTAAAAACGGACGTGCTGCTGCGACCTACGCCGGACTGACCCCGATGGTCAGACAATCGGGAACGAGTGTAGATAAGCGGGTCGGTATCTCCCGTATCGGACAGAGTGATTTGAGGAAGATACTCTATATGCCGGCCGTGTCGTTTTGCTTTGGCAAATATAAGGACAGTATTTACAGCCCGTTTGTCCAACGCTTGCTGGAGCGTAATAAACTGGCAAAAAAAGCCGTGATTGTGGCTCTGATGCGTAAACTCGTGACCATTGCCCAATCTGTATTGAAGTACCAACAACCCTTTAACGAAGAACGCTATGCGAAAATGTGTCTGGATAAGGCTTGATTTGTTGGGGGGCTTATAGTATCTACGCCCTGTTTAAAAAAAACTGTATGAATTATTCAGTGAATTTACTATACAGCCCTGTGCATGCTTAACGCATGCACACTACACCTTGATTTCAAATGAAATTATGATATTCACAGACCTTTTTCAGGAATAACAGCTACGGTTAACTAGCTGTCTAAAAACAATGTCCGATCGTAGCGTGCATGCCCAAGCATGCACGGAATTACTGTCAAAGTAGCCCAAGCATTCAAAGCCCAAACCATAAGCCGTCTGAAAACCGCAGGTTTCGCCAAAACGGACGTAACGAGTTTTCAGACGGCATGGGTATGGTATTCAAAACCTGCACCTTGTTTCAGGCAAAGTGTTTCAGCTGTTTAAAATGCTTTTTCAAAGCTGAGGAATACTTTGTGTTTACGGTAGCTGTGCAGGGCATCGATGTTGCTTTTTACTCGGGTCAGACGCCAGTTGAGTTGGGGGGTGATGCCCCAGACGTTCAGGCGGGTGTTCCAGAGGGTGAGCGACAGTGCGCGGTTGTGGTCTTGGCGGCGGGTGTCGGTGAAGATGTAGTGGGTGCCGTCGTAGCGTTCGTTGTAGCGGTTGAATACGAGGCGGCTACCAAAGCCGGCCGGCCAGCTTTGTCCCCAGCCGATGTAGCCGCCCAGGCGTTTGCTGCTGGAACTTGGGGCGGCGTGCATTTTTTCCCGACTGCCGTTGATGCCGCCAAACAGATAGGTTTGGCTGCCTGCGAGATAGGTTGCGCCTATGCTCAGGCTGCTGTCTCGACCGTGGCGGTGTTGGGTGTAGCTTTTCCAGCCTTGGGAGCTGTTGGCGGAGAGCCGCCAGCGGTCGGTTATCCAGCGGGATATGCCGCTGTCGATGCCGGTTTTGCTGTAATAGGGTTCGTTGCCGTAGCGGCGTTTTTCCCAAAAGGGTAAGAGGTAGCCGTCTGTTTTAAGTGATTTGAAACGGTAGCCGCTGAATACTTTGAGGGTCATGTCGTCATAGTCGTGGCGGTTCCAGTAGCTGGTGCCGTCTAATGATGCACCTATGCCCAGATAGTGGTGGCCGCTGAGGCTGTAGTCTTTGTCGGCTGAGAGGCCGTAGGAGAAGCCTTTGGCTTTTTTGGGTAGGTATTCTTCGTTTTTGGTGAGGGCCAGTCCGGGGAATTGGGGGGTGGTGATGGTTTTTTCGGCGGATACGTTGTTAATGTTGTTGTCGGCTTCGTAATTGAGGTTGCCTGAGAAGCGCCAGCGTTGGGCTTCGGTGATGGCATTTTCGTATTCTGTGATGCGGGGTAAAACGTCTTCCGGTAAGCCGGCGTTTTTGGCTTCGTTAAAGGTGGTTTGGGCATCTTTGAGCTGTTTGTCTTCAAACAGCATGGCGGCCAAGTCGAGTTTGACGGCGGGTAGGTCGGGGTTTTGGGCCAACATGCGGCGGTAGCTTTTGATGGCTTGACTGTGTTTGCCTTCGGCACGCCATAGAGCGCCTTGGGCGAACTCGGCCACTGCGCCGTAGTGGCGCATGGTAAGGGCTTGGTTAAGCAGGGGTTCGCTGAGGGCGGGGTTTTGCTGCATTTCTTCTATGCTTGGGGGTGTGGCTGCTGCGGTTTCCTGTGTGTTGTCGGGTTGGCTCGGGCTGAGGCTGTCGCCGATTTCGGGCTGCTGCGGGGCTTGCTGCGGTAATACTTTGTCTAAATGGCGGTCGGCATCGCTTTCGGGAGCGGCTTGGGCATAGCTGCAGGCGAGCAGTAAGAGGGTTATGGCTGTTTTTTTCATGTGGTTTCCTGTTTTTTGAAAAAAGGCCGTCTGAAAACTTTGAACTGTCCCCAAAAAGTTGGACACTCCCTCCAACTTTAAAAGGTGCAGTTCACTTCTTCAGCGGCCTTTTAATCGGGGTTATCGTGGATTCACTTAAAGGTGTAGGCTGGGTCGCCACCCGCACAATGTGAAATTCACCATATGAAATTCACTGAATCCGTGCGTGCTGCGACACACGCTACACCAAATTCACCGGTAGCGTGCATGCCTGAGCATGCACGGGTTTGGTTCTATCGTGAATTTGGAATGTGATATTCACTATGTGGCACTCACTGAATCCGTGCGTGCTACGGCACACACGCTACACCGAATTCACCGGTAGCACGCTTGCCTGAGCATGCACGGGTTGGTTCTATCGTGAATTTGGAATGTGATATTCACTATGTGGCACTCACTGAATCCGTGCGTGCTGCGGCACGCACGCTACACCAAATTCACCGGTAGCACGCTTGCCTGAGCATGCACGGGTTTGGTTCTATCGTGAATTTGGAATGTGATATTCACTATATGAAATTCACTGAATCCGTGTGTGCTGCGGCACACACGCTACACCAAATTCACCGGTAGCACGCTTGCCTGAGCATGCACGGGTTTGGTTCTATCGTGAATTTGGAATGTGATATTCACTATGTGGCACTCACTGAATCCGTGCGTGCTGCGGCACGCACGCTACACCAAATTCACCGGTAGCACGTAGCACGCTTGCCTGAGCATGCACGGGTTTGGTTCTATCGTGAATTTGGAATGTGAAATTCACTATGTGGCACTCACTGAATCCGTGCGTGCTGCGGCACACACGCTACACCGAATTCACCGGTAGCACGCTTGCCTGAGCATGCACGGGTTTGGTAATCTATCGTGAATTTAAAATGTGCTAAACATTCGATAACGACGCTATCTCCCCCAAAAAGGCCGTCTGAAAACTTCTTCAGCGGCCTTTGGTTCAAGGATTTAGTGTTTAACGTTTGCCGATAAAGCCGATTCGGTTCTCGCCATCATGAGTGGTGATATTCAAGATACCGCCGGCTTCTTGGGCTTTCGGGCCGCCGAAGACCATTTTGCCCGTACCGTAAATGGTTGCGGCTTCGTCTTTATGCGAACCTTTCATCCAAGCAGTCAGCTCCACATCTTTACCGGCGGCACGCAAGGCCACATCTTTACCGGCATTTGCCTGCGGCATGCCTTGGGCAACTTGAAGCTGCTGTTTGAAGCCGCTGGCAAAGAATAAATCGCGCGGTTTGCCTTGGCTGTCTTTATCCAAACGGCGGTTGGTAATCTTACCGTTTACGGCCACTTTTTGAGCAAAGCCGTCTGCACCTGCGGTGAATTTGGCATTCAACGTCAGCTTGCCGTCTTGTTTGCCGTCTTTGCTGTTATAGGCAAGGCCGCTATAAGTGGCCTGCAAACCTTGGATACCCGGCTTGTGCGGATCATCAACATACAGCGGCAGGTTTTGTTCGCCGTTTGTAAATCTGCCAAGCTTGTCGAATACCTGAATATTGTATGGCCCTGCCTGATATTTGCCTGCGCCGTCTTTATATTTCCAGGCGGTCAGATTCAGATACGCCTGATCCACGCCGTTGGCCTTGCCGATATCGTAGCTGTAAATTGCAACTTTAGGATCATTACTCTGCTTATCTGAAAGATAAGCAAAACGTTGCGCCAATACTCGTTTATCGGCAAACACGCCTTGCTTCACTTGCTCTACTGCGGCAAAAAAACCTTGGCCATGTCCTGAGTTATAAAAGAATGGCTCACCTGGAATTGATTTTTCAATCAAATACTTATTATTTAAAGCATCATGACGAACAACATACTCTCCTTTCGGCAATGCAATTTTAAAGCCATCACCATAACGAGTACCAGGTTCAAAACCAATCAACTCAGCTTTAATTCCAGGTTCAATAGCGATATCATCTGCCTTTAAGTCAAAATACTGACCAAGCGAAAGATTGACATCCCCTTTCTCATCGTCATACCCTTCTGTACGCCCGCCTAAAACTAGATAAGTATCCGGTTCTTTTATACTAAATGTAGCAACTCTACGACCTGTCAAATCATAAAACTGTTGTTCTACTGACGGCTCATGAAGTAAACGTCCGCCCAAAGCAGTTGATTTCTTCTCTGCACTGACTTTCCAAAAAGGGGCTTTTGTTTCATTATCAACAAATGCTTCAATTTCGTTCACTCCTGGTAATACATCAAGCAAAGGATACTCAATTAGCCTCCATGATCGATAGATATCTCCGCTCGGATTTGCATTACCTGTCGGACTCACTTCAGACAGCAAAGCCAAGCCCACTCGAGCAAATCTACTTGTGGTTGCATTTAAAATATCAACGGTTGTACCATCTTCATAATCCAGCCCAGCTTGTTTATAAACCTCAGTACCAATTCTATTGACTTCGGTTAATGGATTAGGGAAATAGCTATCTTTAGCAAGAACAAAATTTCCCTGGTATGAATCAGATGTTATATCAATCTTATCCCACCCATCTCCAACTTCTTTTCTCATAATATTCTTCGGACTAAACACCTTGATACCGCTATGAACATAAAGATTCGGCTGCGCAGAAAAATCATCAGCAACCGCTATATCAATTTCTGATGAATTAAAGAGTTCATAAGGAGCTTTACTACTATAGTTACTTAATGCGTCTTTACTCAGTTGAGCCAATTTCTGATCCAAATCCCCACGCAGTGCTTTTTTCCTTTCCGCTTCAATCTGATCATAAACTGCTTGCACTTCCTGCTGCAGCGCATTTGCGGCGGCAAGCGCTGCTTTATCGGCTGCTGCCTGTTTATCCGCTGCCTGTTTCAGGCTTTGGGCTTCGGCCAGCTGTTTGGCGGCTTGGGCTTGCAATGCTTGGGCTTGAGCCTTAGTTGCTGCGGTGGCATTGGCTACGGCTTGGTCGGCCTGAGTTTTTGCGGCTTGGGCGGCATTGACTGCAGTTTGAGCTTTTTGGGCGGCAGTTTGGGCGGCTGTATTGGCGGCCTCGGCGGCTTGTACTGAGGCGTTGGCTTTGGCTACTGCGTCTGCTTTAGCGGCGGTAGTGCTGCCTGCTTTGGCGGCATCGGCTGCGGTTTTAGCGGCAGCGGCGGCTTTGGCGGCGGCTTCGCTGCTTTGTTTGGCAGTTTGGGCTGCTTTCAGGCTGTCGGCAACGCCGGTGCTGGATTTTTGTGCCTCTGCCAATGCGGCTTGGGCTTTTTGATCTGCAGTTTGGTGTTGAGCATCTTGGGCTTGGGCCTGTTGATAGCTTTTTTGTTTTTCTGCGGCCAGTTTGGCTGATTGGTTTTTCAGCTCTTGGCTGGCTTTGAGTTGGGCTTCAATCTGTTTCAGACGGCTTTCGGTTTGCTGTTTGAGCGCTTCTACTTGTTTTTTCAGATCAGCGGCTGCTGTCTTCTCGGCCTCGGTTTTGGCTGCTGCGATGGCGGCATTCGCTTTGTTTAAGGCATCTTGTGCGGTTTGCTGCGCTTTTTGGGCTTGGGCCAATGCGGCATTGGCAGTTTTTAGGGCTTCGGCTGCGCTGCGGTCGGTGGCAGCGGCTTTGTCTGCTGCGGTTTTTTTATCCGCTGTGGTGGTTTGGTTTTGCTCGATGCTGGTGAGCTGTTGTTTGATTTGTTTGGTTTTGATGTCTGTTTGTTCGACATCTTGGGTCAGGCTTTGCAGCGCTGAGCGCAGGGCTTGCAGGCTGCTTTGGGCGGATTGTTCGGCTGTTTGATAGCTTTGCGGCTGGGTTGCGCCGGTGATCAGATTCCAGTCGATCGGTTTGTCGTTGACGCTGCCGCAGGCGCTTAATACGGCGGCACATACGCCGGTTAATACGAATTTGGTTACCGGAAGTTTGTGTTTTTGAGAAGTCATATACCTATCCTCTAAGTTTAGTGGCTTGCTGTCTGCTCCGTCGCTGCAGCGGTAGAGAACAGCTGCATTGATGGGCCAAACGGCACTTAAGATAAATCGATTTTTGACTGCTGCTGTGATACAGCAGGCATATCGGCAACTTGCCTTTATGCTGCTTAGATTGTAAACTTTTGAAAATTAAAAGACTATAATAGGTTAGGTTAGGTTAGGTTAGGTTAGGTTAGGTTAATTATTGTTTGATTGTGTTAATTTTTATGGGATATTTAGAGTTGATAGCCTATTTTCAGATGGCATAATGGCTGGCGACGGAGAAGGTTTTTTAAACAAGGAAGATGATGCCGTCTGAAAATTGGGCTTGCGGTTTGTATATAGTGAATTAACCAAAAAATATGACAACCCAAGTGAATCACCCTCCCCTAGCCCCTTCCCGCCAGCGGGACGGGTGGTTCACTTGGGTTGTCATATTTTTTGGTTAATTCACTATATATGGTGGATCCACTTAATACTCCATACAATTTAATCCGATACCTGTAGCAACTGTATTTTTCACCCCGTCGGGCAAAAATACAAAAACGGTTAGTCTGAAGGCCGGTCTGAACAAAACCGGCAATACTTCAACATGATCAAACAGCACTCACTGCCGCCAAACGATCCCGCATCATCGCATTCAGAATCGTCAGCAGCTTACGCATACAGGCCGTTACCGCCACTTTGTACGGCTTACCCCGCAAACGCAGACGTTGGTAGAAGTCCTTAATCCTCGGTTCGTAGTGTGCCGCCACCATCGCCGCCATATACAGCGTTTTGCGTACAGCACTGCGCCCGCCGAAACAGCGGCTTTTAAACTTCATTGTGCCGCTTTCTTTCACATAAGGGGCGACACCTACCAAACCGGCAATCTGTTTATGCGATACTCTGCCCAATTCCGGCAACATCGCACATAAGGTCGCTGCAGTAGTCGGGCCGATACCTTTGATGCTTTGCAGCAGACTGCTTTTGTCGCCAAAATGAGTGTCGTTATGTTCTTCGATCTGTCTGTCCAAAGCAGCAATCAGTGCGTCGAAATGTGCGATCAGTGCTTCAACACTTTGAATCTGTGTTTCATGTACCTGCTGCAAACGGTTTTTTTCGGCACTGCGCATTTCAACCAGTTGAGTGCGGCGGCTGATTAAGGCTTCGAGGATTTCTTCTGCCTCACTCGGCGGCGTATAGAGCTGCCGTTCCCAATCGGGCTTTTGTGTGATTACCTGTGCGTAAAACGCCAACATTTTGGCATCGGCCGCATCGGTTTTGGTGAGTGATTGCGACTGTGCGAATTGGTGCGTCTGACGGGGATTGGCAATGATGACTTTGAATCCTGCCCGGTGCAGTGCTTTGGCCAATGGGATTTCCAGTCCGCCGGTGCTTTCCATCACAACCAGTGAGACCTGATGTTTTTTCAGGTATTCGATGGTGTGGAGAAAGCCTTTTTGGTTGTTGGTCTCGGTTTTGGTCTTTTTGGAAGACGTGATGCCGATAACGAAGTTTCGTTTGGCGATGTCGATACCGCCGTAGTTTTGGGTACTCATCATAAACCTGTCTTGCATTCGGTTGTGTTGTCGGGCAACTGTCCGGTTGTGTTGATGGGTTGCCCGGCTTCCCTAAGCTACACAGCGGTTGTTGAACCTTGGGTGCGCACGGGTGGCGGCCGGGCGGGTGTTGCTTGTTATGATACTGGAAGTTGGATATACAAGGGTGCGAGCCAAAGCACGCACCTGTTCTGTGAGTTTTAGTCGAAGCCGTCTGAAAATCTGATTTCAGCTTCACAGAAACTCGCTTTACTCGTTTTGGCGAAACCTGCGGTTTTAGCTTTGCAGAAACTCGCTACGCTCGTTTTCAGACGGCATTCATGGGGAATTTAGAGAACACGTGCATGCTTTGGCATGCACACTACACACAATTCCCCGTCCCGCTGGCGGGAAGGGTGGTTCACTTGGGTTGTCATATTTTTTGGTTAATTCACTATATATATCTTATTTGAAACAAAAATATGCCGTCTGAAAAGCAGGTTTTCAGACGGCATGAACGTAAAACTCAATAAACTGCACACTATAGTGAATCAACCGAAAAAATATAACACCACAGCGAGCCACCCTTCCCCTAGCCCCTTCCCGCCAGCGGGACGGGGAACAAAGTGCAGGTGGACCAACTTAGCTTGCCGATTTATACAGGCGTAGGTTGGGTCTCGACCCAACACGATTGGAAATACCTTAAAACGTAAGGTTTTGTTGGGTTACGACCCAACCTACGCCCTATTCTCTTTTTTAAGTAAATCCACACTATACAATTTTCAGACGGCCTATAACCCCAGCTCTCTCAAGAATCGGATGTCGTCGGCCCAGCCGGATTTGACTTTGACCCACACTTTTAAAAACACTTTGCTGTCAAACAGTTTTTCCATGTCCAAGCGGGCTTCGGTGGAGATTTTTTTCAGGCGTTCGCCGCCTTTGCCGATGAGAATGGCTTTCTGGCTGTCTTTATCCACCAATACGGCGATGTAGATGCGCAGCAGCCCGTTTTCGGTTTCTTCAAACTGTTCGACTTCGACATTCATGGCGTAGGGTAATTCTTCGCCGAGGTAGCGGAACAGTTTTTCGCGGACAATTTCCATGGCGAGAAAGCGGCTGGATTTGTCGGTAACCATGTCTTCGGGATACATCGGCACGCTTTCGGGCAGGTAGGGTTTGAGCAATTCGAGCAGATTGGCAATCCGCAGCCCGTGTTTGGCGCTGACGACTTCGTGTCCGGCAAAGGCAAATTCGCTGCTGACTTGTTCGACAAAGGCTTCCAAATCGTATTTGTTTTTTGCTTTGTCGATTTTATTGACCACTAAAATCACCGGTGTATGTTTGGGAAACTGTTTCATCACAATGCGGTCGGCATCGGTAAAACGCATGGCTTCAATCACGAAAACGGCGACATCCACGCCGCTCAGGGCTTCGGTAACGTTTTGGTTGAGGCGGTCGTTGAGGGCGTTGCGGTGGGCGGTTTGAAAGCCGGGGGTATCGACAAAGACAAACTGCGCTGTGTTGTCGGTATAGATGCCGGTTACACGATTTCGGGTGGTTTGTGCTTTTTTGCTGGTAATGCTGATTTTTTGCCCGATTAAGTGGTTCATCAGTGTGGATTTGCCGACATTCGGACGGCCGACAATGGCAACAAAGCCGCAGCGGTAATCCTGTTGCGGCTTTTCGTTATTCAAAAAGGTTTCGATGTCCATAATATGATTTTAAACAATGTTTTATTTGCGGGATTTTTTTAAAGGGAATTTCTTTTCCAGCCATGCGAGCGCTTCGGCGGCGGTTTCTTGTTCGGCGGCTTTGCGGCTGCTTCCCTGTGCTTGGCAGACAAAGCCCAGTTCGCCCAAATCACAGGAAATAACAAACTGGATTTCGCCGTTGCAGCAGATTTGGTCTTCGATACGGTATTTCGGCAACGCCAAACGGCGTGCCTGCAGCGCTTCCTGCAGCGTGGTTTTGTTGTCTTTGCCCTGATTTTTGAAATCGACCTGCTTCACCCGTTCGGCAAACAGGCGGCGTACGACTTTTTCGGCTTCGAAAAAGTCGGCATCAAAACTGACGGCGGCAAACATGGCTTCCATAGCATCGGCGAGAATCGAAGGCCGTCTGAAACCGCCGCTTTTGAGTTCGCCCGAACCGAGATACAGCCCGTCGCCGACATTGATTTCCAAGGCGATTTCCGCCAACACGCCTTCATTGACCAAATTGGCCCGCAGGCGGGAAAGCTCACCCTCGGTGAGTTTGGGGAACGTGTCATACAGCATTTTGGCAACGGTATAATTCAATATTGCATCGCCGATAAATTCAAAACGCTCGTTGTGCGCAGCGCTGAAACTGCGGTGGGTCAAGGCTTGGCGCAGCAATTCGGGGCGGCGGAAGGTGTAATCCAAACGTTTCTGAATCGCAAGATGTGCCTGCTGTTTGATTAAATCGGACTTCATAATCGGTTTCCTGAATAGAATAAATGCAGCCCGAATGTGTTTCCATACTTTGCCGCAGCGGCGTTTTGCCAATACGGAAACACTTTAAGGCTGAAAAACGGCGATTATACCATTAATCTGCATTTATCAGGCAGCGGCGCAGGAATATCGGTGCGAAAAGCCGCCAAATCGTGTAAAATTGCCCCACTCTGTTTGACATTTGACATCATGAATATTTTTGCACAGGCACTCTCCGCCGCCCTCGACCGCTGCATCGCCACCAAAACCGTCAGCGAACAAGGCCGTCCGGTCGGCTTT
This window encodes:
- a CDS encoding transposase, with protein sequence MYYLGIDISKHTIDCCLISDGCYYEKQFSNTEKGFQNLEQWLVGHHATENLHCCCEATGIYYEKLAEYLYCRYIISVENPRKIKGYAQSKLQRTKNDKQDAKLIAEYCRTNKPKHWQPPTPEQKQLQELTRYLTYLKQRRAAEQTKCHQSPDYIIKHIQETLIHLNHQIRTVNQQLQEFYKTHPEYDTQRRQLQSITGIGEQSSATLLSAYKRHQFTNSKQFTAYFGLDPKQHQSGSSIKGKSRISKIGSAALRKNLYMPALVAYRCNAFPQLTARLRAKGKPPKLIITAIMRKLAVIAFTLLKNGETFDKTRYQ
- a CDS encoding IS110 family transposase; the protein is MMDTPFYFIGIDIAKLKFDVAVKKSAKVYQHHQFENHPQGFAALSEWLNSFSDKPLYIVMEATNVYHERLCEYLYAAGHSVVVINPKCAANFAKGLNLRSKTDKADAKLLARLAESYVHEFDLWQPKGNNEKALLRQLRHLEHLKAALTKEKVRLQMLLDEYAMASSERLIAFLECEVKTVETHIHQLVKQDDQLKHNHHLLSSIPAISKTTACWLLAILGDGTRFKNGRAAATYAGLTPMVRQSGTSVDKRVGISRIGQSDLRKILYMPAVSFCFGKYKDSIYSPFVQRLLERNKLAKKAVIVALMRKLVTIAQSVLKYQQPFNEERYAKMCLDKA
- a CDS encoding porin family protein, with amino-acid sequence MKKTAITLLLLACSYAQAAPESDADRHLDKVLPQQAPQQPEIGDSLSPSQPDNTQETAAATPPSIEEMQQNPALSEPLLNQALTMRHYGAVAEFAQGALWRAEGKHSQAIKSYRRMLAQNPDLPAVKLDLAAMLFEDKQLKDAQTTFNEAKNAGLPEDVLPRITEYENAITEAQRWRFSGNLNYEADNNINNVSAEKTITTPQFPGLALTKNEEYLPKKAKGFSYGLSADKDYSLSGHHYLGIGASLDGTSYWNRHDYDDMTLKVFSGYRFKSLKTDGYLLPFWEKRRYGNEPYYSKTGIDSGISRWITDRWRLSANSSQGWKSYTQHRHGRDSSLSIGATYLAGSQTYLFGGINGSREKMHAAPSSSSKRLGGYIGWGQSWPAGFGSRLVFNRYNERYDGTHYIFTDTRRQDHNRALSLTLWNTRLNVWGITPQLNWRLTRVKSNIDALHSYRKHKVFLSFEKAF
- a CDS encoding IS110 family transposase, which encodes MQDRFMMSTQNYGGIDIAKRNFVIGITSSKKTKTETNNQKGFLHTIEYLKKHQVSLVVMESTGGLEIPLAKALHRAGFKVIIANPRQTHQFAQSQSLTKTDAADAKMLAFYAQVITQKPDWERQLYTPPSEAEEILEALISRRTQLVEMRSAEKNRLQQVHETQIQSVEALIAHFDALIAALDRQIEEHNDTHFGDKSSLLQSIKGIGPTTAATLCAMLPELGRVSHKQIAGLVGVAPYVKESGTMKFKSRCFGGRSAVRKTLYMAAMVAAHYEPRIKDFYQRLRLRGKPYKVAVTACMRKLLTILNAMMRDRLAAVSAV
- the era gene encoding GTPase Era: MDIETFLNNEKPQQDYRCGFVAIVGRPNVGKSTLMNHLIGQKISITSKKAQTTRNRVTGIYTDNTAQFVFVDTPGFQTAHRNALNDRLNQNVTEALSGVDVAVFVIEAMRFTDADRIVMKQFPKHTPVILVVNKIDKAKNKYDLEAFVEQVSSEFAFAGHEVVSAKHGLRIANLLELLKPYLPESVPMYPEDMVTDKSSRFLAMEIVREKLFRYLGEELPYAMNVEVEQFEETENGLLRIYIAVLVDKDSQKAILIGKGGERLKKISTEARLDMEKLFDSKVFLKVWVKVKSGWADDIRFLRELGL
- the rnc gene encoding ribonuclease III: MKSDLIKQQAHLAIQKRLDYTFRRPELLRQALTHRSFSAAHNERFEFIGDAILNYTVAKMLYDTFPKLTEGELSRLRANLVNEGVLAEIALEINVGDGLYLGSGELKSGGFRRPSILADAMEAMFAAVSFDADFFEAEKVVRRLFAERVKQVDFKNQGKDNKTTLQEALQARRLALPKYRIEDQICCNGEIQFVISCDLGELGFVCQAQGSSRKAAEQETAAEALAWLEKKFPLKKSRK